The following proteins are encoded in a genomic region of Salminus brasiliensis chromosome 17, fSalBra1.hap2, whole genome shotgun sequence:
- the LOC140538144 gene encoding uncharacterized protein, producing MWLILLLLKLASQLPFGFLCPSDCVCFPDGGVICKGAITDIPLVEASHTFRLSLNDTSLKVLKAHSLQPLILLRRFSITHSLLDTLHPEAFYSAPQLLSIKLSFNALSVLPPRVFSRQGILEQLFLDGNQLVSLSADMFEGLGNLTELDISKNQISQLDANVFQDMTSLFHLNLAGNLLRRFPQTLFHNLKQLKTLIMYSNQLEALEEGSFDHLHSLLVLMLYKNQIQEIPPKLFWHMPSLLTLTMSTNQLRYLPAESFYFLPNLTKLTFYNNPLLSLPDQLVGHMPRLQELYLYNTNLSTVPWNLFANMTGLKYLNLHLNKKLSSLPRNLFCCLPNLLKLSLKFNSLQALQPEQFSQLINLQTLLLNGNMLRSLSAGIFQNLPKLAKLELSYNYLSYLPGDIFVGVSSLQSVTLGHNRWDCVCSIMDTVEWINTNQNLVSDLDDVFCHEPYYLQKRQLISLTSDSLRCGTTIRPIYNSVTSTAASPLESAFPLLSTTRQSTAPQNRTDMSRLPPTTLSSTTHPSTPSYALTPMPIPEEAEDAFYIVVNPFYDTVVLDSCPDLVHHSRYKGWVYLWTIPPTGLYSGLLLALHIVFIATGVILIVASAYVLYRLNKVVWELGTFATRNQRILTKRLPSFRGKL from the coding sequence ATGTGGCTCATTCTTCTACTACTCAAACTGGCATCTCAGCTCCCCTTTGGGTTTCTATGCCCCAGTGACTGTGTGTGCTTTCCAGATGGGGGTGTCATTTGCAAAGGAGCCATCACTGATATCCCGCTTGTGGAGGCCAGTCACACCTTCCGCCTGAGTCTTAATGACACATCCCTTAAAGTCCTCAAAGCCCATAGCCTTCAGCCTCTCATTTTACTCCGGAGATTTAGCATCACCCATAGTCTTCTTGACACCCTCCACCCCGAAGCCTTCTATAGTGCTCCTCAGCTCCTGTCAATCAAGTTGTCATTTAATGCCCTCTCAGTCCTTCCACCCAGGGTGTTCAGCAGGCAAGGCATTTTAGAGCAGCTGTTTCTGGATGGAAATCAGCTGGTGTCTCTCAGTGCAGACATGTTCGAAGGGCTGGGGAATCTCACCGAACTGGACATCAGCAAGAACCAAATATCGCAGCTGGATGCCAACGTCTTCCAGGACATGACAAGCTTATTTCACTTGAACCTGGCTGGGAACTTACTACGAAGGTTCCCACAGACATTGTTCCACAACCTGAAGCAACTCAAGACACTGATTATGTACTCCAACCAGCTGGAGGCTTTAGAGGAAGGTTCCTTCGATCATCTACACAGCCTGCTGGTGTTAATGCTATATAAGAACCAAATCCAAGAAATTCCTCCAAAGCTCTTTTGGCACATGCCTTCCTTGCTGACCCTGACTATGTCCACCAACCAACTCCGCTACCTTCCAGCAGAGAGCTTTTACTTTCTACCAAACCTTACCAAACTTACCTTCTACAATAACCCACTGCTCTCCTTGCCAGACCAGCTAGTAGGCCACATGCCGAGACTCCAGGAACTCTACCTGTATAATACCAATCTTAGCACTGTGCCCTGGAACCTCTTTGCTAACATGACAGGCCTCAAGTATCTGAATTTACACCTAAATAAGAAGCTCAGCTCCTTGCCAAGGAACCTCTTCTGCTGCCTACCAAATCTTCTAAAGCTGTCTTTAAAATTCAACAGTCTTCAGGCTCTGCAACCAGAGCAATTTTCACAGCTAATCAATCTTCAGACCCTTTTGCTCAACGGTAACATGCTTCGGTCTCTTTCAGCAGGGATCTTTCAAAACCTCCCAAAGCTGGCCAAGCTTGAGCTGAGTTATAACTACCTGAGTTATCTCCCAGGAGACATTTTTGTGGGTGTAAGCTCCCTGCAGTCTGTTACTCTCGGACACAATCGATGGGACTGCGTGTGCAGTATTATGGACACAGTAGAATGGATCAATACAAACCAAAATCTAGTTTCAGATCTGGATGATGTGTTTTGCCATGAACCTTACTACTTACAAAAGCGCCAACTGATCTCGCTGACTTCCGACAGTCTGCGATGCGGCACAACAATCCGGCCCATATATAATTCTGTGACAAGTACAGCAGCAAGCCCTCTAGAATCAGCGTTCCCACTATTATCCACTACCAGACAATCAACAGCCCCACAAAACAGAACTGATATGAGCAGGCTGCCTCCCACAACCCTATCCTCAACCACACATCCTTCAACCCCTAGTTATGCCCTGACCCCCATGCCCATTCCTGAGGAAGCTGAGGATGCATTCTATATAGTAGTGAATCCATTCTATGACACTGTGGTCCTTGACAGTTGCCCTGACCTTGTTCACCATAGTCGTTACAAGGGCTGGGTGTACCTCTGGACGATACCACCTACTGGACTGTACAGTGGACTCTTGCTGGCCTTGCATATTGTGTTCATAGCTACTGGTGTTATCCTGATTGTTGCCAGTGCTTATGTTTTGTATCGTCTAAACAAAGTGGTGTGGGAATTGGGCACATTTGCTACTAGAAATCAGAGAATATTAACTAAAAGATTGCCAAGTTTCAGAGGCAAACTCTAG